The Malus domestica chromosome 13, GDT2T_hap1 genome includes a window with the following:
- the LOC114820554 gene encoding protein YIP4b-like, with amino-acid sequence MSHSERDTVPLHPSSQSDIDEIENLINASVQSGPTTVLPAKPPSPPRASIPVSSSPFIPSNLPPPAPSSAVKQKPPSVPAPPPIPSATNGPSISPSGFGSPPNTLTEPVWDTVKRDLSRIVSNLKLVVFPNPYREDPGKALRDWDLWGPFFFIVFLGLTLSWSASVRKSEVFAVAFAVLAAGAVILTLNVLLLGGHIIFFQSLSLLGYCLFPLDVGALICMVKDYVILKVVVVSVTLAWSSWAAYPFMSSAVNPRRKALALYPVFLLYVSVGFLIIAID; translated from the exons ATGTCGCACTCCGAACGCGACACCGTCCCCCTCCACCCCTCATCCCAATCCGACATCGACGAGATCGAAAACCTAATCAACGCCAGCGTCCAATCGGGCCCCACCACCGTCCTCCCCGCCAAACCCCCCAGTCCTCCCCGCGCCTCCATTCCCGTCTCATCATCCCCTTTCATCCCATCAAACCTCCCGCCCCCAGCCCCCTCCTCCGCCGTGAAGCAGAAGCCTCCGTCCGTCCCCGCCCCACCTCCCATTCCCTCCGCAACCAACGGCCCCAGTATCTCCCCCTCCGGGTTCGGCTCCCCGCCCAACACCCTAACCGAGCCCGTTTGGGACACCGTGAAGCGCGACTTGTCGAGAATCGTGAGCAATTTGAAGCTTGTGGTGTTCCCTAACCCGTATCGTGAGGATCCGGGAAAGGCCTTGAGGGATTGGGATCTCTGGGGACCCTTCTTCTTCATTGTATTCTTGGGTCTCACTCTTTCCTGGTCTGCATCTGTCAGAAAG TCTGAGGTTTTTGCTGTTGCTTTTGCTGTGCTTGCTGCTGGTGCTGTGATTCTGACACTGAATGTACTCCTACTG GGTGGACACATAATATTCTTCCAGAGCCTTAGTCTTCTCGGTTATTGCTTATTTCCTCTGGACGTTGGAGCTCTGATATGTATGGTGAAGGATTATGTGATATTGAAGGTGGTGGTGGTAAGCGTAACACTGGCTTGGAGTTCATGGGCTGCATATCCTTTCATGAGTTCAGCAGTCAACCCCAGGAGAAAAGCCCTTGCACTTTACCCTGTTTTCCTATTGTATGTATCCGTCGGTTTCCTTATTATCGCTATTGATTGA